One Ascaphus truei isolate aAscTru1 chromosome 9, aAscTru1.hap1, whole genome shotgun sequence genomic region harbors:
- the TFEB gene encoding transcription factor EB, with protein MNQHLDKVLPDETRRVHIFVQHHYGLIEMNMEAHHLASVQTHLENPTSYHLKQSRDRKVRDFLSDTYGNKFASHLSPHRLSPKPPPGPQSPAHRAARLSSSAGNSAPNSPMSRMNLCASTEREMDDVIDNIMSLDDMFGYTEPAISMPNTLPFSSSHLGLYSDNPRLTDSVVGVTSNSCPADLAIKRELSDAENRALVRERQKKDTHNMIERRRRFNINDRIKELGALIPKTNDLSDSRWNKGTILRASVEYIRHMQKDQQRSRDLETHSKQLELSNKQLWLRIQELEMQARVHGLTPSSPRALSPADPIKQEPAPGPGCQQQLTAPPQTPYHQQLDFPPDLGYPGSTCQDSSFPALSRTELDLMLMEDAMLASDPMMTCDPLMSTLSPDTSKASSRRSSFSIDDVDGL; from the exons ATGAAtcaacaccttgataaagtcctaccggacgaaacgcgtag AGTTCACATCTTTGTTCAACATCACTATGGTCTTATTGAAATGAATATGGAGGCCCACCATCTTGCTTCA GTGCAGACACACCTGGAGAACCCGACTTCCTATCACCTGAAGCAATCCCGGGACCGGAAGGTTCGCGATTTCTTGTCTGACACCTACGGGAACAAGTTTGCGTCCCACCTCAGCCCCCACAGACTGTCCCCGAAGCCCCCACCCGGCCCCCAATCTCCTGCTCACCGTGCCGCTCGCCTTTCCTCATCCGCGGGCAACAGCGCCCCCAACAGCCCCATGTCCAGAATGAACCTTTGTGCTAGCACAGAAAGAGAG ATGGACGATGTCATCGATAACATCATGAGCCTGGATGACATGTTCGGGTACACAGAGCCTGCAATCTCCATGCCAAACACG CTGCCGTTTTCCAGCAGTCACTTGGGACTGTACAGTGACAACCCGCGTCTCACTGACTCAGTCGTTGGAGTCACCAGCAACTCGTGTCCTGCGGACCTGGCCATCAAGAGAGAACTGTCAG ATGCAGAGAACCGCGCCTTGGTGCGGGAACGCCAGAAGAAGGACACGCACAACATGA TTGAGAGAAGGAGAAGATTTAACATCAACGACCGTATTAAGGAGCTGGGGGCTTTGATCCCAAAAACGAATGACCT CAGTGACAGCCGCTGGAATAAAGGCACCATCCTGAGGGCGTCCGTGGAATACATCCGGCACATGCAGAAGGATCAGCAGAGGAGCCGCGACCTGGAGACGCACTCAAAGCAGCTGGAGCTCAGCAACAAGCAGCTGTGGCTGAGGATCCAG GAGCTGGAGATGCAAGCTCGGGTACACGGCCTCACCCCGTCCTCCCCTCGGGCTCTGAGCCCTGCCGATCCCATCAAACAGGAGCCAGCCCCTGGTCCAGGGTGCCAGCAGCAGCTCACAGCTCCACCGCAAACCCCCTACCACCAGCAGCTGGATTTCCCCCCAGACCTGGGTTACCCGGGCAGCACCTGCCAAGACTCCTCCTTCCCTGCACTGTCCAGGACGGAGCTGGACCTCATGCTGATGGAAGATGCTATGCTGGCCTCGGACCCCATGATGAcctgtgaccccctgatgtccacCCTCTCCCCTGACACCTCCAAGGCCAGCAGCCGGCGGAGCAGTTTCAGCATAGACGATGTGGATGGGCTGTGA
- the LOC142502529 gene encoding gastricsin-like, which produces MKWVVFVFICLQLAEGLVRVPLKKYKSARDTMREKGVLKEFMKTHKRDPAMKYNFNHKSDFAVAYEPMYMDTYYYGEISIGTPPQNFLVLFDTGSSNLWVASTYCQSQACTNHNLFNPSQSSTYTSNSQQFSMSYGSGSVTGVFGYDTVTVQGLSITSQEFGLTYTESGSSFYYSKFDGIFGMAYPAMSAGGATTVMQGMLQQNLLNNPIFSVYMGSQSGEIIFGGVDNSLYSGQIQWAPVTQEVYWQVGIDAFSINGQATGWCSQGCQAIVDTGTSPLTVPQQYMSTLLQNLGAQQGQNGEFLVNCNNVQNLPPISFTINGVQFAIPASGYILQNNGYCSVGVEATYLPSQNGQPLWILGDVFLRQYYSVYDMTNNRVGFAQAA; this is translated from the exons ATGAAGTGGGTGGTGTTCGTTTTTATTTGCCTCCAGTTGGCGGAGGGGCTGGTAAG gGTCCCTCTGAAGAAATATAAGTCTGCCCGGGACACCATGCGGGAGAAGGGGGTGCTGAAAGAATTCATGAAAACGCACAAGAGAGACCCAGCCATGAAATACAACTTCAACCACAAATCCGACTTTGCTGTGGCCTATGAACCCATGTATATGGAT ACATATTACTACGGGGAGATCAGCATCGGGACCCCACCCCAGAACTTTCTGGTTCTGTTTGACACCGGATCTTCCAACCTTTGGGTAGCATCAACCTACTGTCAAAGTCAGGCCTGCA CCAATCACAACCTGTTCAATCCCAGCCAGTCCTCCACCTACACATCCAACAGCCAGCAGTTCAGCATGTCATACGGCAGCGGCAGTGTCACCGGCGTCTTTGGCTATGACACCGTGACG GTGCAAGGACTCTCAATCACTAGCCAGGAGTTCGGTCTGACCTACACGGAGAGCGGCAGCAGCTTCTACTACTCCAAGTTTGATGGGATCTTTGGCATGGCCTATCCTGCCATGTCCGCAGGGGGCGCCACCACCGTCATGCAGGGCATGCTGCAGCAGAACCTGCTCAACAACCCAATCTTCAGCGTCTACATGGGCAG CCAGTCGGGAGAAATTATCTTCGGCGGGGTAGATAACAGCCTGTACTCCGGGCAGATCCAGTGGGCTCCCGTCACCCAGGAAGTCTACTGGCAGGTTGGAATCGATGC GTTCTCCATCAACGGGCAAGCAACAGGATGGTGTAGCCAGGGCTGTCAGGCCATCGTAGACACGGGGACCTCTCCCCTTACTGTCCCCCAGCAGTATATGAGTACTCTGCTGCAGAATCTGGGAGCCCAGCAGGGCCAAAATGGAGAG TTCCTGGTGAATTGTAACAACGTGCAGAACCTGCCTCCCATCAGCTTCACCATCAATGGAGTCCAGTTTGCCATCCCTGCCTCCGGATACATCCTTCAG AATAACGGTTACTGCTCGGTTGGGGTTGAGGCCACGTACCTCCCGTCCCAGAACGGACAGCCCCTCTGGATTCTGGGAGACGTCTTCCTCCGGCAGTATTACTCTGTCTATGACATGACCAACAACAGGGTGGGCTTCGCTCAGGCAGCATAA